The Streptomyces sp. NBC_00224 genome has a window encoding:
- a CDS encoding YciI family protein translates to MAKYLLLKHYRGAPASANDVPMDKWTPEEISAHVQYMRDFADRLEGTGEFVDGQALAPEGAWVRYDGEGRPPVTDGPFAETKDLIAGWMVIDVDSYDRAVELAGELSAAPGAGGKPIHEWLELRPFLAAPPTISECH, encoded by the coding sequence ATGGCCAAGTACCTGCTTCTCAAGCACTACCGCGGCGCTCCGGCTTCGGCCAACGACGTGCCCATGGACAAGTGGACGCCGGAGGAGATCTCGGCGCACGTCCAGTACATGCGGGACTTCGCGGACCGGCTTGAGGGAACCGGCGAGTTCGTCGACGGTCAGGCGCTCGCCCCCGAGGGGGCGTGGGTCCGGTACGACGGCGAGGGGCGGCCGCCGGTCACCGACGGCCCGTTCGCCGAGACGAAGGACCTCATCGCCGGCTGGATGGTGATCGACGTCGACAGCTACGACCGCGCCGTCGAGCTGGCCGGGGAACTGTCGGCCGCCCCCGGTGCGGGCGGGAAGCCGATCCACGAGTGGCTGGAACTGCGCCCGTTCCTGGCCGCGCCGCCCACCATCTCCGAGTGCCACTGA
- a CDS encoding RNA polymerase sigma factor encodes MNEALLRSLTPSVLGILVRRGADFAAAEDAVQDALVEAVRVWPTDQPRDPKGWLVTVAWRRFLDATRSETARRRREDVVDEEPAPGPAPAVDDTLQLYFLCAHPSLTPSSAVALTLRAVGGLTTRQIAQAYLVPEATMAQRISRAKRTVSGIRFDQPGDVATVLRVLYLVFNEGYSGDVDLAAEAIRLTRQLAAAIDHPEVAGLLALMLLHHARRAARTAPDGSLVPLAEQDRGRWDTKSIADGVEILQAALARDRLGEFQAQAAIAALHADAPTAEETDWVQIVEWYDELARLTDSPVVRLNRAVAVGEADGPRAGLAALAALDDSLPRHTAVAAYLHERDGDLATAARLYAEAAQKAPNLAERDHLTRQAARLNARRGR; translated from the coding sequence GTGAATGAGGCCCTCCTACGGAGCCTCACGCCGAGCGTGCTCGGGATCCTCGTCCGCCGCGGAGCAGACTTCGCGGCGGCCGAGGACGCCGTGCAGGACGCGCTGGTCGAGGCGGTTCGCGTCTGGCCGACCGACCAGCCACGGGACCCCAAGGGCTGGCTGGTCACCGTGGCCTGGCGCCGGTTCCTCGACGCGACCCGGTCGGAAACCGCCCGCCGCCGGCGGGAGGATGTCGTCGACGAGGAACCGGCGCCCGGGCCCGCGCCCGCGGTGGACGACACGCTCCAGCTCTACTTCCTGTGCGCCCACCCGTCGCTGACGCCGTCGTCCGCGGTCGCGCTCACCCTGCGCGCCGTGGGCGGGCTGACCACCCGCCAGATCGCCCAGGCCTATCTGGTGCCCGAGGCGACCATGGCGCAGCGCATCAGCCGGGCCAAGCGCACCGTCTCCGGCATACGGTTCGACCAGCCCGGCGACGTCGCCACCGTGCTGCGTGTCCTCTACCTGGTCTTCAATGAGGGCTACTCCGGCGACGTGGACCTCGCCGCCGAAGCCATCCGGCTCACCCGGCAGCTCGCGGCCGCGATCGACCACCCCGAGGTGGCGGGGCTGCTCGCCCTCATGCTGCTCCACCACGCCCGGCGCGCCGCCCGCACCGCACCCGACGGCAGCCTGGTGCCGCTCGCCGAGCAGGACCGCGGCCGATGGGACACCAAGTCGATCGCCGACGGCGTCGAGATCCTGCAGGCGGCCCTCGCCCGCGACCGGCTTGGCGAGTTCCAGGCCCAGGCCGCCATCGCGGCGCTGCACGCCGACGCGCCCACCGCCGAGGAGACCGACTGGGTACAGATCGTCGAGTGGTACGACGAGCTCGCGCGCCTGACCGACAGCCCGGTCGTGCGGCTCAACCGCGCGGTGGCCGTCGGCGAGGCGGACGGACCGCGCGCCGGCCTGGCGGCACTCGCAGCTTTGGACGACTCCCTGCCCCGCCACACCGCGGTGGCCGCGTACCTCCACGAGCGCGACGGCGACCTGGCGACGGCGGCCCGGCTGTACGCCGAGGCGGCCCAGAAGGCCCCCAACCTCGCGGAACGCGACCACCTCACGCGGCAGGCCGCCCGGCTCAACGCCCGCCGGGGCCGCTGA
- a CDS encoding NADPH:quinone reductase translates to MLASWYDEQGPAADVLRVGELPDPTPGPGEVRVRVTVSGISPGDTKKRRGWLGSSMPYPRVIPHSDAAGVVDAVGDGVDARRVGQRVWVYGAQSYRPFGTAAQYTVVPDHQAVPLPDHLDDELGASLGIPGITAHRTVFADGPVDGRLVLVHGVLGGVGSLAAQLAHWAGATVIATVRRTADLDRVDPVVVSHAVALDTGDPVAAIRAHAPRGVDRIIEVALSDNADLDNAVVANEAVIAAYATRADRTEIPFWPLLFNNVTLRLFGSDDFPAEAKRQAARDLTAAAAVGALTVDVGDRFPLEDIAKAHDRVDTGGPGRILLTVPR, encoded by the coding sequence ATGCTTGCGTCCTGGTACGACGAACAGGGCCCGGCCGCCGACGTCCTACGCGTCGGTGAACTGCCCGACCCCACCCCGGGCCCCGGCGAGGTCCGCGTCCGCGTCACCGTCTCGGGCATCAGCCCCGGTGACACCAAGAAGCGGCGCGGCTGGCTCGGTTCGTCCATGCCGTACCCGAGGGTGATCCCACACAGCGACGCGGCCGGAGTCGTCGACGCCGTGGGCGATGGAGTCGACGCCCGGCGCGTGGGGCAGCGGGTGTGGGTGTACGGGGCTCAGTCCTACCGCCCCTTCGGCACCGCCGCCCAGTACACCGTCGTGCCCGACCATCAGGCCGTCCCCCTGCCCGACCACCTCGACGACGAACTCGGCGCGAGCCTGGGCATCCCCGGGATCACCGCCCACCGCACCGTCTTCGCGGACGGCCCGGTCGACGGTCGACTGGTTCTGGTGCACGGAGTCCTGGGCGGTGTCGGCTCCCTGGCCGCCCAGCTCGCCCACTGGGCCGGCGCCACAGTGATCGCCACCGTCCGCCGCACCGCGGACCTCGACCGGGTCGACCCCGTCGTCGTCTCCCACGCCGTCGCCCTGGACACCGGCGACCCGGTGGCGGCGATCCGCGCCCACGCACCCCGGGGCGTCGACCGGATCATCGAGGTCGCCCTGTCCGACAACGCCGACCTCGACAACGCCGTCGTCGCGAACGAGGCCGTCATCGCCGCCTACGCCACCCGCGCGGACCGCACCGAAATCCCTTTCTGGCCCCTCCTGTTCAACAACGTCACCCTGCGGCTCTTCGGCAGCGACGACTTCCCGGCCGAGGCCAAGCGCCAGGCCGCCCGTGACCTCACCGCGGCGGCCGCCGTCGGCGCGCTCACCGTCGATGTCGGCGACCGCTTCCCCCTGGAGGACATCGCCAAGGCCCACGACCGCGTCGACACCGGCGGCCCCGGCCGCATCCTGCTCACCGTCCCCCGGTAG
- a CDS encoding DUF4291 domain-containing protein — protein MEEPKYQIRAQYTASTVTVYQAYAPEIGVPAAREGRFPAVWQRDRMTWIKPSFLWMMYRCGWGTKEGQETVLAVEITREGFEWALAHACLSHYEQGLHADRAAWKRQLKRAPARVQWDPERDLRLQPLPRRALQLGLSGEAARLYADEWIASITDVTPLARTIHAHVRDGDLETARQLLPGERPYPIGEGLLRGEAGVLDSAAEQIG, from the coding sequence GTGGAAGAACCCAAGTACCAGATCCGGGCCCAGTACACGGCCTCCACGGTCACCGTCTACCAGGCGTACGCACCGGAGATCGGCGTGCCCGCGGCCCGGGAGGGCCGGTTCCCAGCCGTATGGCAGCGGGACCGGATGACGTGGATCAAGCCGTCGTTCCTGTGGATGATGTACCGCTGCGGGTGGGGCACCAAGGAAGGCCAGGAGACCGTCCTGGCTGTCGAGATCACCCGCGAAGGCTTCGAGTGGGCACTGGCACACGCCTGCCTGTCCCACTACGAGCAGGGCCTCCACGCCGATCGCGCAGCGTGGAAGCGCCAGTTGAAGCGGGCTCCGGCCCGAGTGCAATGGGACCCCGAACGCGACCTGCGCCTCCAGCCCCTTCCCCGCCGTGCGCTCCAGCTCGGCCTCTCCGGCGAAGCCGCGCGTCTCTACGCCGACGAGTGGATCGCCTCCATCACCGACGTCACCCCGCTCGCCCGCACGATCCACGCCCACGTACGGGACGGAGACCTGGAAACCGCCCGGCAACTCCTGCCCGGCGAACGGCCCTACCCCATAGGCGAGGGGCTGCTTCGGGGCGAAGCCGGTGTGTTGGACAGCGCTGCTGAGCAGATCGGTTGA
- a CDS encoding DinB family protein, giving the protein MEIEGMRTDRLGILLDQFDRAREMAQVRLTALGDEEYLWEPVPGSWSIRRREEAVTPRAFGPGAWVLDLGAPDIPANEYAEVARQAADGMTVAKIADDWSVSVERVEQILAHTGEPEPDQTPITTIAWRLAHLHFHFAGAWEWTFGERRQEPKLLVDFTPSAAVAQERFWALIDRWRDSVATLTDEQLDTVGFSQYPYSNDSEYPYVGVLASANLEFIHHMAEIALLRDLWQARLTTGGR; this is encoded by the coding sequence ATGGAGATCGAGGGCATGCGGACCGACCGATTGGGCATACTGCTCGACCAGTTCGATCGGGCCAGGGAGATGGCGCAGGTACGGCTGACGGCTCTCGGCGACGAGGAGTACCTGTGGGAGCCGGTACCCGGTAGCTGGTCGATCCGGCGCCGGGAAGAGGCAGTGACGCCCCGGGCGTTCGGGCCGGGTGCGTGGGTGCTCGACTTGGGCGCCCCCGACATCCCGGCCAACGAGTACGCCGAAGTTGCCCGGCAGGCCGCCGACGGCATGACGGTCGCCAAGATCGCCGATGACTGGAGCGTGAGTGTGGAGCGGGTCGAGCAGATCCTTGCCCACACCGGTGAACCGGAGCCTGACCAAACGCCGATCACGACCATCGCGTGGCGGCTGGCGCACCTGCACTTCCACTTCGCGGGCGCATGGGAGTGGACCTTCGGTGAACGGCGGCAGGAACCGAAGCTGCTGGTCGACTTCACCCCCTCTGCCGCGGTGGCACAAGAGCGGTTCTGGGCCCTGATCGACCGCTGGCGCGACAGTGTCGCCACCCTGACCGACGAGCAGCTCGACACGGTCGGCTTCTCGCAGTACCCGTACAGCAACGACTCCGAATACCCCTACGTCGGCGTGCTGGCGTCGGCCAACCTCGAATTCATCCACCACATGGCCGAGATCGCGCTGCTCCGCGACCTGTGGCAGGCCCGCCTCACCACTGGCGGGAGGTAG
- a CDS encoding LysE family translocator: MVSTESILAFAAISLLVIVIPGPSVLFVIGRALAHGRRVALATVVGNLLGSYLLVIAVAWGLGALVESSATVFVGVKLAGAVYLVHLGVQAFRHRKEMRAANMAAPAGERRGDLRTVLDGIFVGVTNPKGLVFFAAVLPQFVNHSAGHVPLQMMVLGLVPVAIGMITDTLWGLGASAARSWFARSDRRLSMVGGAGGIAMIGLGVTVAATGRAD, encoded by the coding sequence ATGGTGTCCACGGAGAGCATTCTCGCGTTCGCGGCGATTTCGCTCTTGGTGATCGTGATTCCGGGGCCGAGCGTGCTGTTCGTGATCGGTAGAGCTCTCGCGCACGGCCGCCGTGTGGCGCTCGCGACGGTCGTCGGCAACCTGCTCGGTTCGTACCTCCTGGTGATCGCTGTGGCGTGGGGCCTCGGCGCGCTGGTGGAGAGCTCGGCGACGGTGTTCGTGGGGGTGAAGCTGGCAGGGGCGGTGTACCTCGTCCACCTCGGCGTGCAGGCGTTCCGGCACCGCAAGGAGATGCGCGCGGCGAACATGGCGGCCCCGGCAGGTGAGCGGCGTGGCGATCTGCGCACCGTCCTGGACGGTATTTTCGTGGGCGTCACCAACCCGAAGGGCCTCGTCTTCTTCGCGGCGGTGCTGCCGCAGTTCGTGAACCACTCGGCGGGCCATGTCCCCCTGCAAATGATGGTGTTGGGGCTGGTCCCGGTCGCCATCGGCATGATCACGGACACCCTTTGGGGCCTGGGCGCCTCGGCGGCCCGCTCCTGGTTCGCCCGCTCGGACCGCCGCCTGTCGATGGTCGGCGGAGCGGGCGGCATCGCGATGATCGGTCTGGGCGTGACCGTGGCAGCGACAGGCCGCGCCGACTAG
- a CDS encoding alpha/beta fold hydrolase, producing MPLLRTGGTALYYEVVGEGEPLVFVHGSWTDHTSWQPAIEADIRASFQVISYDRRGHSQSEAAPGQGTRRQDEDDLAALIEQLGPAPAHVAGNSFGAIITLGLAARRPELFRSIVVHEPPLVTIVADDPDAMEELRPTAASIEAALALLRKGEHQQAARLFVEEVALGPGMWDQLPGPVQDTFVRNAPTWLDEQSDPGWATLDVDTLSRCTAPVLLTRGTTSPAWFTTVLDRLAAALPHAQRHTFEGAGHLPHATHPQQYVAALTRFLQGREA from the coding sequence ATGCCGCTTCTTCGTACAGGAGGCACCGCCCTGTACTACGAGGTCGTCGGGGAAGGCGAACCGCTCGTCTTCGTCCACGGCTCGTGGACCGACCACACCTCGTGGCAGCCCGCGATCGAGGCGGACATCCGCGCGTCGTTCCAGGTGATCAGCTACGACCGCCGTGGCCACAGCCAGAGCGAGGCAGCGCCTGGTCAGGGCACTCGGAGGCAGGACGAGGACGATCTCGCGGCCCTGATCGAGCAGCTCGGACCCGCGCCCGCGCACGTCGCGGGCAATTCCTTCGGCGCCATCATCACGCTCGGTCTGGCCGCACGCCGTCCGGAGCTGTTCCGCAGCATCGTGGTGCATGAACCACCCCTGGTCACGATCGTGGCCGACGACCCGGACGCCATGGAGGAGCTGCGCCCGACGGCGGCCTCGATCGAGGCCGCACTCGCCCTTCTCCGCAAGGGCGAGCATCAACAAGCCGCGCGGTTGTTCGTGGAGGAGGTCGCGTTGGGCCCCGGTATGTGGGACCAGTTGCCCGGCCCCGTTCAGGACACGTTCGTACGCAACGCCCCCACCTGGCTGGACGAGCAGTCCGACCCCGGATGGGCGACGCTCGATGTCGACACACTCTCCCGCTGCACCGCACCCGTACTCCTCACCCGTGGCACCACGAGCCCGGCATGGTTCACGACGGTCCTCGACCGACTGGCCGCGGCACTGCCGCACGCGCAACGCCACACGTTTGAAGGGGCGGGGCACCTCCCCCACGCCACACATCCGCAGCAGTACGTCGCCGCTCTCACCCGATTCCTCCAGGGCCGGGAGGCCTGA
- a CDS encoding GlsB/YeaQ/YmgE family stress response membrane protein: MGISGLVSAIVIGIVIGVLGRLVLPGRQRIGVLWTILVGIVAALLGTAIAAGFGVADTKGIDWIELALQVALAAVGVGALDRFKGRR; this comes from the coding sequence GTGGGGATTTCGGGGCTTGTCAGCGCGATCGTGATCGGTATCGTCATCGGCGTTCTGGGGCGGCTCGTGCTCCCTGGCCGCCAGCGCATCGGTGTCCTGTGGACCATCCTGGTCGGTATCGTCGCAGCACTGCTGGGAACGGCGATTGCAGCCGGCTTCGGTGTCGCTGACACCAAGGGCATCGACTGGATCGAGCTCGCCCTCCAAGTCGCGCTGGCTGCCGTGGGCGTAGGCGCGTTGGACCGTTTCAAGGGACGCCGCTGA
- a CDS encoding ricin-type beta-trefoil lectin domain protein produces the protein MPKRRSLLALFTGVLAMLVIAVIGTPAQAAGFSPINVWNSTHCLDNATENSAKLHMWSCSGGSEQKWLEGFNTQTGLFTFTNQRTGRCITAPAWGSGTVTVEFCNAAAPTQQWRVFFADNPNGPPSGWYDVWQNVSSGLCLSTPSVRNGTLLQATACDPSNQYYRWHQQ, from the coding sequence ATGCCCAAGAGACGCAGCCTGCTCGCGCTGTTCACCGGGGTGTTGGCGATGCTGGTCATCGCCGTGATCGGCACACCTGCGCAGGCGGCAGGCTTCAGCCCGATCAACGTCTGGAACTCGACCCACTGCCTCGACAACGCCACCGAAAACTCCGCAAAGCTCCACATGTGGTCGTGCTCGGGTGGCTCCGAGCAGAAGTGGCTCGAAGGGTTCAACACGCAGACAGGCCTGTTCACCTTCACCAACCAGCGCACGGGACGGTGCATCACCGCACCGGCCTGGGGCTCGGGCACGGTCACGGTGGAGTTCTGCAACGCAGCCGCGCCCACCCAGCAGTGGCGCGTCTTCTTCGCGGACAACCCCAACGGGCCGCCCTCGGGCTGGTACGACGTCTGGCAGAACGTGTCGAGCGGGCTCTGCCTGTCGACACCCAGCGTACGCAACGGCACCCTCCTGCAAGCGACGGCCTGCGATCCCTCCAACCAGTACTACAGGTGGCATCAGCAGTAA
- a CDS encoding GyrI-like domain-containing protein, whose product MLERLNQAMEHIEGHLDQRIEAADLARIAVTSEYHLRRLFSALAGIPLSEYIRRRRLTVAGAEVLTGERTLLEVAVRYGYTSGEAFARAFRAMHGVGPGEARRVGASLQSQPRMSFRLVVEGSSSMRYRVVEKEEFRVVGRKARVPLVHEGVNPAIADFIRGIGQETLQRIQSLSDQEPEGIVSVSENLDESRAEGTELDYYHGVVTGAAVPEDMDALTVPAGTWAVFESSGPFPQALQYMWRDVFTQWFPSNPYRSRPGPEILRTRLSQDAAQADAELWIPVERTAL is encoded by the coding sequence GTGCTGGAGCGGCTCAACCAGGCCATGGAGCACATCGAGGGCCATCTCGATCAGCGGATCGAGGCGGCCGACCTGGCGCGGATCGCGGTGACGTCGGAGTACCACTTGCGGCGGCTGTTCTCCGCCCTGGCGGGGATCCCGCTGTCGGAATACATCCGGCGCAGGCGGCTGACGGTCGCGGGTGCCGAGGTGCTGACCGGCGAGCGGACGCTGCTGGAGGTCGCGGTGCGTTACGGCTACACCTCGGGGGAGGCGTTCGCGCGCGCGTTCCGTGCGATGCACGGCGTCGGTCCGGGAGAGGCCAGACGGGTCGGTGCGAGTCTGCAGTCCCAGCCCCGGATGTCCTTCCGCCTCGTCGTCGAAGGGAGCAGCAGCATGCGGTACAGGGTCGTGGAGAAGGAGGAGTTTCGTGTGGTCGGCAGGAAGGCGCGCGTCCCCCTGGTGCACGAGGGGGTGAACCCGGCCATCGCCGACTTCATCCGGGGCATCGGCCAGGAGACGCTGCAGCGCATCCAGAGCCTGTCCGACCAGGAGCCGGAGGGGATCGTCTCGGTGAGCGAGAATCTGGACGAGAGCCGTGCCGAGGGGACCGAACTCGACTACTACCACGGTGTGGTGACGGGCGCCGCCGTGCCCGAGGACATGGACGCGCTCACCGTCCCGGCCGGAACGTGGGCCGTCTTCGAGAGTTCCGGGCCGTTTCCGCAGGCGCTCCAGTACATGTGGCGGGACGTGTTCACCCAGTGGTTCCCGTCCAATCCGTACCGCAGCAGGCCGGGGCCCGAGATCCTGCGGACGCGTCTGTCGCAGGATGCGGCACAGGCGGACGCGGAGCTGTGGATCCCCGTGGAGCGGACCGCGCTGTGA
- a CDS encoding TOPRIM nucleotidyl transferase/hydrolase domain-containing protein, whose protein sequence is MADMWAFRDAVSSWAAGGSGEPASELAVRLRLRTAVLLEGPSDLAAVEELAARRGRDLAAEGVCVVPMGGAMSVGRYAGLLGPPGLGLRLRGLCDEGEQRFYDRGMARAGAPRHGFYVCVADLEDELIRALGTARVEEIIRAEGDQRAWQTFLQQPAQQDRPRQQQLRRFLGTKKGRKIRYGRLLVEALDPGQVPAPLDDLLTSV, encoded by the coding sequence ATGGCAGACATGTGGGCGTTCCGGGATGCGGTGAGCAGCTGGGCGGCCGGTGGTTCAGGCGAACCGGCGAGTGAACTGGCTGTACGACTGCGGTTGAGGACGGCGGTATTGCTGGAGGGGCCGAGTGATCTCGCGGCCGTCGAGGAGCTGGCCGCACGGCGTGGCCGGGATCTGGCCGCCGAGGGGGTGTGCGTCGTGCCGATGGGCGGGGCGATGAGCGTCGGTCGCTACGCCGGTCTTCTCGGGCCGCCCGGTCTCGGCCTGCGCCTGAGGGGACTGTGCGACGAGGGCGAGCAGCGCTTCTACGACCGTGGCATGGCGCGGGCCGGGGCGCCGCGCCACGGCTTCTACGTGTGCGTCGCGGACTTGGAGGACGAGCTGATCCGCGCGCTGGGCACGGCTCGGGTCGAGGAGATCATCCGGGCCGAGGGCGACCAGCGCGCTTGGCAGACCTTCCTGCAGCAGCCCGCACAGCAGGACCGGCCCCGGCAGCAGCAGTTGCGGCGTTTTCTCGGCACGAAGAAGGGCCGCAAGATCCGCTACGGCCGTCTCCTGGTGGAGGCCCTCGACCCGGGACAGGTACCGGCCCCGCTCGACGACCTCCTCACGAGCGTGTGA
- a CDS encoding RpiB/LacA/LacB family sugar-phosphate isomerase, whose amino-acid sequence MRISVSADSDEGVTRQLVAELSRRGYEVIPHGVLAAEETDDWAFCTEAAARDVAEGRADQAVVCCWTGTGASIAANKVPGVRAALCTDAYTASGARRWNDANVLALGLRLTSAATLGEILDAWFDTSPSQDRTDQQNIRHLGRLDQA is encoded by the coding sequence CTGCGGATCTCTGTTTCCGCCGACTCTGACGAGGGGGTGACCCGTCAACTCGTGGCGGAGCTGAGCCGCCGTGGGTACGAGGTGATCCCTCATGGCGTACTGGCAGCGGAAGAGACGGACGACTGGGCGTTCTGCACGGAGGCTGCCGCGCGGGACGTGGCAGAGGGGCGAGCGGACCAGGCGGTGGTGTGCTGCTGGACCGGGACCGGTGCGAGCATCGCGGCCAACAAGGTCCCTGGCGTGCGGGCGGCGCTGTGCACGGACGCCTACACAGCCAGTGGTGCCCGCCGCTGGAACGACGCGAATGTCCTGGCCTTGGGCTTGCGACTGACCTCGGCAGCCACACTCGGGGAAATCCTGGACGCGTGGTTCGACACCAGTCCGAGCCAGGACCGGACCGACCAGCAGAACATCCGGCATCTGGGGCGCCTTGACCAGGCGTGA